In a genomic window of Aricia agestis chromosome 2, ilAriAges1.1, whole genome shotgun sequence:
- the LOC121740055 gene encoding ATP-dependent RNA helicase me31b, translated as MMTENRISSSNHVGNMSNQKGDVDKTVEDIGWKSKLKLPPKDRRIKTSDVTDTRGNEFEEFCLKREILMGIFEKGWEKPSPIQEASIPIALSGKDVLARAKNGTGKTGAYCIPVLEQVDPKKDTIQALIVVPTRELALQTSQICIELAKHTDIRVMVTTGGTNLRDDIMRIYQNVQVIIATPGRMIDLMDKQVAKMENCRMLVLDEADKLLSQDFKGMLDTVISRLPRERQILLFSATFPLSVKQFMEKHLKEPYEINLMEELTLKGVTQYYAFVQERQKVHCLNTLFSKLQINQSIIFCNSTQRVELLAKKITELGYCCYYIHARMAQAHRNRVFHDFRAGLCRNLVCSDLFTRGIDVQAVNVVINFDFPRMAETYLHRIGRSGRFGHLGIAINLITYEDRFALHRIEQELGTEIKPIPKVIDPALYVARADEDDSK; from the exons ATGATGACCGAAAACAGAATAAGTTCAAGTAATCACGTCGGAAACATGAGCAATCAAAAGGG AGACGTCGATAAAACTGTTGAAGATATAGGGTggaaatcaaaattaaaactacCCCCTAAAGACCGAAGAATAAAAACTAGT gACGTAACAGACACAAGAGGGAATGAGTTTGAAGAGTTTTGCTTGAAAAGAGAAATTCTGATGGGCATTTTTGAGAAGGGTTGGGAAAAGCCATCACCCATTCAAGAGGCTTCAATTCCCATTGCCCTCAGTGGTAAAGATGTGCTCGCAAGAGCTAAGAATGGAACGGGCAAAACAGGAGCTTACTGTATCCCAGTTTTAGAACAA GTGGATCCAAAGAAAGACACTATACAAGCTTTAATTGTAGTTCCTACTAGGGAGCTAGCACTACAGACATCACAAATTTGCATTGAGCTGGCAAAACATACAGATATTCGTGTTATGGTCACCACGGGAGGCACAAACCTTAGAGATGACATAATGCGTATTTATCAAAATG TTCAAGTAATAATTGCCACTCCGGGGCGTATGATTGATCTCATGGACAAGCAGGTAGCTAAGATGGAGAACTGCCGAATGCTGGTACTCGATGAGGCTGACAAACTCCTATCACAAGACTTCAAAGGAATGCTAGACACAGTTATATCAAG ATTACCTAGAGAAAGGCAGATACTGTTATTCTCGGCGACTTTCCCGCTAAGTGTTAAACAGTTCATGGAAAAGCATTTGAAGGAGCCGTACGAGATTAACCTCATGGAGGAGCTGACATTGAAAGGAGTGACCCAGTACTACGCGTTCGTGCAGGAGAGACAAAAAGTTCACTGTTTAAATACACTGTTTTCAAAG TTACAAATAAACCAGTCGATAATATTCTGCAACTCTACTCAGCGAGTGGAGCTGCTGGCCAAGAAGATAACGGAGCTGGGCTATTGCTGCTACTACATCCACGCGCGCATGGCGCAGGCGCATCGCAACCGCGTGTTCCACGACTTCCGCGCCGGCCTGTGTCGCAACCTCGTGTGCTCGGACTTGTTCACGCGCGGCATCGACGTGCAGGCCGTCAACGTCGTCATCAACTTCGACTTCCCGCGCATGGCCGAGACCTACCTGCACCGCATCGGCCGCTCCGGGCGGTTCGGCCACCTCGGTATCGCCATCAATCTCATCACGTACGAGGACCGCTTTGCCCTGCACCGCATCGAGCAGGAGCTGGGCACCGAAATCAAGCCCATCCCCAAGGTGATCGACCCCGCGCTCTACGTCGCCCGCGCCGACGAGGACGACTCCAAGTAA